From Echinicola soli, a single genomic window includes:
- the tnpB gene encoding IS66 family insertion sequence element accessory protein TnpB (TnpB, as the term is used for proteins encoded by IS66 family insertion elements, is considered an accessory protein, since TnpC, encoded by a neighboring gene, is a DDE family transposase.) — MFSLGSQHQYFLYRSPVDMRKGFNGLYGMVINELDRDPVSGEVFVFVNRNRNLIKLLHWEKGGFVVYYKRLEKGTFLLPEERDDGVLEWPELVLMVEGIQVDGYRQRPRYTPG; from the coding sequence TTTCCTGTACCGCAGCCCGGTGGACATGCGCAAAGGATTTAATGGGCTTTACGGGATGGTCATCAATGAACTGGACCGGGACCCGGTTTCCGGGGAGGTGTTCGTCTTTGTCAACCGCAACCGCAACCTGATCAAACTCCTGCACTGGGAGAAGGGCGGTTTCGTGGTCTATTATAAACGCCTGGAAAAAGGCACTTTCCTGCTCCCGGAGGAGCGGGACGACGGCGTGTTGGAATGGCCCGAACTGGTGCTGATGGTCGAGGGCATCCAGGTGGACGGCTACCGGCAGCGTCCCCGCTACACCCCCGGTTGA
- the tnpC gene encoding IS66 family transposase, translating into MSKPLDQLTKAELLALLEQREQQVADRERVIAEKERILAEKEAYEKQLLAMIEKFKRMSFAQKRERFEGNKDQMDLPFEPTQEQERQQQEEFSRKVEYIRRKRPTHTGRQPLPDHLPTEEIEIHPEGDLTGMECIGKEVTEELDYIPAQYIRRRYIRYKYAPKDKYSSAGVKIGLLPERAIPKGIPGYGLLTDILTRKYLEHMPLYRQAQRFKREKIPIAPTTLEGWVKQGLEKLEPLYDCLVADTKAMGYLMVDESTIRVLDGDKKGACHTGYYWVYHNPLEKTVLFDYRPTRGKEAPSAILENFKGYLQSDGYAVYEHYADNKEVTHLACWAHARRKYFEALVENKKLASEALGFIGKLYDVERKAKKLNLSAEDRKKLRLDEALPVINKMSEWIKKQLPKALPKSELRKALFYSANRWAELSNYLYDGELEIDNNPVEREIRSMVVGRKNYLFAGSHKAAQRAAMIYSFFGICKLHDVNPQQWLEHALRNIMTINHKNIRDLYPQNFNHTTRG; encoded by the coding sequence ATGTCAAAGCCACTCGATCAGTTGACCAAAGCCGAACTGCTTGCCCTTTTGGAGCAAAGGGAGCAACAGGTGGCCGACCGTGAGCGGGTGATAGCCGAGAAGGAACGTATCCTGGCCGAGAAAGAAGCTTATGAGAAGCAGCTGTTGGCGATGATCGAGAAGTTCAAGCGCATGTCCTTTGCCCAGAAGCGGGAGCGCTTCGAGGGGAACAAAGACCAGATGGACCTGCCCTTTGAGCCTACCCAAGAGCAGGAGCGGCAACAGCAGGAGGAGTTCTCCCGCAAGGTGGAATACATCCGCAGGAAACGCCCCACCCATACGGGCAGACAACCCTTGCCCGACCATCTCCCTACAGAAGAGATCGAGATCCATCCGGAAGGCGATCTTACCGGCATGGAGTGTATCGGCAAAGAAGTGACCGAAGAGTTGGACTATATCCCTGCCCAATATATCCGCAGAAGGTATATCCGTTACAAATATGCACCAAAAGACAAGTACAGCAGTGCCGGGGTAAAGATCGGCCTGTTACCGGAAAGGGCCATCCCGAAGGGCATCCCGGGTTACGGACTGCTCACCGACATCCTTACAAGGAAATACCTGGAACATATGCCGCTGTACCGGCAGGCGCAGCGGTTCAAACGGGAAAAGATCCCCATAGCGCCCACCACACTTGAGGGATGGGTGAAACAGGGCCTGGAAAAACTCGAGCCCCTGTACGATTGCCTGGTGGCCGACACCAAGGCCATGGGCTATCTTATGGTGGACGAGAGTACCATACGGGTATTGGACGGCGACAAGAAGGGCGCCTGCCATACAGGCTACTATTGGGTGTACCATAATCCCCTGGAAAAAACCGTACTGTTCGATTACCGGCCTACCCGGGGAAAGGAAGCCCCCAGTGCCATCCTGGAAAATTTTAAGGGCTACCTGCAAAGTGACGGGTATGCCGTATATGAACACTACGCCGACAATAAGGAGGTCACCCACCTGGCCTGCTGGGCGCATGCCAGGCGGAAGTACTTTGAGGCCTTGGTGGAGAACAAAAAGCTGGCTTCCGAAGCCCTGGGCTTTATCGGCAAGCTCTACGATGTGGAAAGAAAGGCCAAGAAGCTGAACCTATCTGCCGAAGACCGTAAAAAGCTCCGTTTGGATGAGGCATTGCCGGTGATCAACAAAATGTCCGAATGGATCAAGAAGCAGCTGCCCAAGGCCCTGCCCAAAAGCGAGCTGAGAAAAGCCCTGTTCTACTCGGCAAACAGATGGGCCGAGCTGTCCAACTACCTGTATGACGGGGAACTGGAGATCGACAACAACCCCGTAGAGCGAGAAATCAGATCCATGGTGGTCGGCCGGAAGAACTACCTGTTTGCCGGTTCCCATAAAGCGGCCCAAAGGGCGGCCATGATCTATTCCTTCTTTGGGATATGCAAGCTACATGACGTGAATCCCCAGCAGTGGCTCGAACATGCGCTGAGAAATATCATGACCATCAACCATAAAAACATCCGGGACTTATACCCACAAAACTTCAACCACACAACACGGGGTTAA
- the tnpA gene encoding IS66 family insertion sequence element accessory protein TnpA, with protein sequence MNLQEEMSSLVEEYKSSGLTQKSFSEQKGIGFHKFNYWYRKLRDEQSRGATGFMPVRTQGSSLPAETVEVVYPNGVKLRVPGGDLSLLSNLIKLY encoded by the coding sequence ATGAACCTACAAGAAGAAATGTCCTCCCTAGTCGAAGAATACAAGAGCAGCGGTTTGACACAGAAATCCTTCAGTGAGCAAAAAGGGATCGGCTTCCACAAATTCAATTATTGGTACCGGAAGCTGAGGGATGAACAGTCCCGGGGAGCGACCGGCTTTATGCCTGTCCGTACCCAGGGCAGCAGCCTTCCAGCAGAGACAGTGGAAGTGGTCTATCCGAACGGGGTAAAGCTGCGGGTGCCTGGCGGGGACCTATCGCTGTTGTCGAACCTGATCAAACTCTACTGA
- the tnpB gene encoding IS66 family insertion sequence element accessory protein TnpB (TnpB, as the term is used for proteins encoded by IS66 family insertion elements, is considered an accessory protein, since TnpC, encoded by a neighboring gene, is a DDE family transposase.) — MFSLGSQHQYFLYRSPVDMRKGFNGLYGMVINELDRDPVSGEVFVFVNRNRNLIKLLHWEKGGFVVYYKRLEKGTFLLPEERDDGVLEWPELVLMVEGIQVDGYRQRPRYTPG; from the coding sequence ATGTTTTCACTGGGCTCCCAGCACCAATATTTCCTGTACCGCAGCCCGGTGGACATGCGCAAAGGATTTAATGGGCTTTACGGGATGGTCATCAATGAACTGGACCGGGACCCGGTTTCCGGGGAGGTGTTCGTCTTTGTCAACCGCAACCGCAACCTGATCAAACTCCTGCACTGGGAGAAGGGCGGTTTCGTGGTCTATTATAAACGCCTGGAAAAAGGCACTTTCCTGCTCCCGGAGGAGCGGGACGACGGCGTGTTGGAATGGCCCGAACTGGTGCTGATGGTCGAGGGCATCCAGGTGGACGGCTACCGGCAGCGTCCCCGCTACACCCCCGGTTGA
- a CDS encoding group II intron maturase-specific domain-containing protein yields the protein MGGSFLQFDCKMSRKSKVRINGELRKLNFHNKSQRGIQDLATLLNPKIRGWVQYYGKISRRSLKPVFYYLHHRLIRWILNKYKSFKGSKVKAVKWLRQVTVSYPNLFYHWELGYKLV from the coding sequence ATGGGGGGGAGTTTTCTGCAGTTTGATTGTAAGATGAGCCGCAAGTCCAAGGTGCGTATCAATGGTGAGCTCCGAAAGCTCAATTTCCACAACAAAAGCCAACGGGGTATTCAGGATCTGGCAACATTGCTGAATCCAAAGATCCGAGGGTGGGTTCAATATTATGGAAAAATAAGCCGTAGAAGTCTAAAACCTGTGTTTTATTACCTGCACCATCGATTGATCAGGTGGATTCTGAACAAGTACAAGAGTTTCAAAGGAAGCAAGGTCAAAGCAGTAAAATGGCTTAGACAAGTTACTGTCTCTTATCCAAACCTTTTCTATCACTGGGAGTTGGGATACAAATTAGTCTAA
- a CDS encoding helix-turn-helix transcriptional regulator — translation MDKEKPRLARLTAILTQLQSKRIVTAKEIAEKHNVSVRTVYRDIRTLEKSGIPIVTEEGKGYSVVEGYKLPPVMFTQEEANALITAERLIRKNKDQSLTEQYESAIIKIKSVLKYDQKEKAELLTNRIQVRNNRENEKTSSFLIQLQSTISNYQTIKIDYLSLENKQSQREIEPFALYTTQDNWVLIAFCKLRNDFRAFRLDCIQKIEILGNHFEPHKMTLQQYLEKCSEKYKDTPDTPLAQGQSTFALNHKI, via the coding sequence ATGGACAAAGAAAAACCCAGACTTGCAAGATTGACAGCAATCCTAACCCAATTACAATCGAAACGGATTGTAACTGCAAAAGAGATTGCCGAAAAACATAATGTAAGTGTCAGAACGGTTTATCGGGACATCCGAACACTTGAGAAATCGGGAATTCCAATTGTAACTGAAGAAGGAAAAGGCTATTCAGTTGTAGAAGGTTACAAACTTCCACCCGTAATGTTTACCCAAGAAGAAGCGAATGCTTTAATAACAGCGGAACGACTAATCAGAAAAAATAAAGACCAATCTTTAACTGAACAATACGAAAGCGCAATAATAAAAATCAAATCGGTCTTAAAGTATGACCAAAAGGAAAAAGCGGAATTACTAACAAACAGAATACAGGTACGCAATAACCGTGAGAACGAAAAAACAAGTAGTTTTCTGATACAACTTCAGTCTACTATATCAAATTATCAAACGATAAAAATTGATTACCTGTCATTGGAAAACAAGCAAAGTCAAAGAGAAATCGAACCTTTTGCACTTTACACCACACAGGACAATTGGGTGCTTATCGCCTTTTGTAAATTAAGAAATGATTTTAGAGCATTCCGTCTTGATTGCATCCAAAAAATAGAAATCTTAGGAAATCATTTTGAACCTCACAAAATGACTTTGCAACAATATCTCGAAAAATGCAGTGAAAAATATAAAGACACCCCTGACACACCTTTGGCACAAGGTCAATCTACTTTTGCATTAAATCATAAAATATAA
- a CDS encoding GyrI-like domain-containing protein, protein MQTAKIKPFNIIGISIRTTNENGQASKEIAELWGKFMSENILTKIPNKVDNEIYSLYTDYESDHTKPYTAILGCKVENLDNIPNGMVGKSFSGGKYIKTTTKGDLMQDLVVNQWAKIFEMELDRTYDADFEIFGEKAQNPSDAEVDFYLGIKNQLNG, encoded by the coding sequence ATGCAAACAGCAAAAATTAAACCTTTTAACATTATTGGAATTTCGATTAGAACAACAAACGAAAACGGACAGGCAAGCAAAGAAATTGCCGAACTTTGGGGTAAGTTTATGTCCGAGAATATTTTGACAAAAATCCCTAATAAAGTTGATAATGAAATTTATTCACTTTATACGGACTATGAAAGCGACCATACAAAACCCTATACAGCAATACTTGGTTGCAAAGTTGAAAACTTGGACAACATTCCCAACGGTATGGTGGGTAAATCATTTAGCGGAGGAAAATACATCAAGACAACAACAAAAGGAGACTTGATGCAAGATTTGGTCGTTAACCAATGGGCGAAAATATTTGAAATGGAATTAGACAGAACCTATGATGCTGATTTTGAGATTTTCGGAGAAAAAGCACAAAATCCGTCAGATGCGGAAGTAGATTTTTACTTAGGTATAAAAAACCAATTAAATGGGTAA
- a CDS encoding DUF1801 domain-containing protein — protein MGKFKLKTDPKVETVFANYPDFVRDKMQHLRELVIETAQETEGVTDLEETLKWGEPSFVTKNGSTLRMDWKEKTPNQYAMYFQCTSRLVDTFRLVFDHKFQYEGKRAIVFQLNQKIPELELKECIKASLTYHNVKELITLGI, from the coding sequence ATGGGTAAATTTAAATTAAAAACAGACCCTAAAGTAGAGACAGTTTTTGCGAATTATCCCGACTTTGTTCGGGATAAAATGCAACATCTGCGGGAATTGGTAATAGAAACAGCACAAGAAACAGAAGGTGTAACCGACTTGGAAGAAACTTTGAAATGGGGAGAACCCAGTTTTGTCACGAAAAACGGCAGTACATTGCGTATGGATTGGAAAGAAAAAACACCTAACCAATATGCAATGTATTTCCAATGCACGAGTAGATTAGTTGATACTTTCAGGTTAGTTTTTGACCACAAATTTCAATACGAGGGAAAACGAGCAATCGTCTTTCAATTAAACCAGAAAATCCCTGAATTGGAATTAAAAGAGTGCATAAAAGCATCTTTAACTTATCATAATGTAAAGGAGCTGATTACCTTGGGGATTTGA
- a CDS encoding glycosyl-4,4'-diaponeurosporenoate acyltransferase CrtO family protein, with amino-acid sequence MIFNNILVKTEFYNSLSHLNFIENKTLNKYIGLFYFKWVVNNTFFKFFNQKIKIRNKNTVLADIRREMTIAEISHLIGFVFVTFIALYKSISVNPLFGLTIMFVNVFLNLYPSLLQQENKRRLDKLMKRKLTFGTR; translated from the coding sequence ATGATATTCAATAATATTCTTGTGAAAACTGAATTTTACAACAGCCTTTCCCATCTGAATTTTATAGAAAACAAAACCTTGAATAAGTACATTGGCCTCTTCTATTTTAAATGGGTGGTGAATAACACCTTTTTTAAATTCTTCAATCAAAAAATCAAAATTCGAAACAAAAATACAGTATTAGCTGATATTCGAAGAGAAATGACAATTGCTGAAATAAGTCATCTAATTGGTTTTGTTTTCGTCACCTTTATTGCGCTGTATAAAAGTATATCTGTCAACCCTTTGTTTGGATTGACCATAATGTTTGTGAATGTCTTCTTGAACCTTTACCCATCATTATTGCAACAGGAGAACAAAAGGCGTCTTGACAAATTGATGAAAAGGAAACTAACATTCGGTACACGCTAA
- the nudK gene encoding GDP-mannose pyrophosphatase NudK, translated as MNERIKIQKTVLLSDEWYTLNKVIFDYLKEDGEWETQSREAYDRGNGATILLYNKKEATVILTRQFRLPTYINGNPSGMLIESCAGLLDQDNPENCIKKETEEETGFRITEVQKIFESYMSPGSVTEILHFFIAEYEDEMKVSEGGGLEEEHEDIEVLKLKFTDAYNMISTGEIKDAKTIMLLQYAKINELMNR; from the coding sequence ATGAACGAAAGGATCAAAATCCAGAAAACCGTACTATTGTCAGACGAATGGTATACGCTGAATAAAGTCATTTTCGATTATCTAAAGGAAGATGGAGAATGGGAAACGCAATCCAGAGAAGCCTATGACAGAGGAAACGGAGCCACCATATTGCTGTACAATAAGAAAGAGGCAACCGTAATACTCACCAGACAATTTAGACTGCCCACCTATATAAATGGCAACCCTTCAGGTATGCTTATAGAATCATGCGCTGGCCTGTTGGACCAAGATAATCCAGAGAACTGCATCAAAAAAGAGACAGAAGAAGAGACTGGATTCCGGATTACCGAGGTGCAGAAGATTTTTGAATCATACATGTCCCCTGGTTCGGTCACCGAAATACTGCATTTCTTTATCGCTGAATACGAAGACGAAATGAAGGTCAGTGAAGGCGGCGGGTTGGAAGAAGAACACGAAGACATAGAAGTACTGAAACTCAAATTTACAGATGCTTACAATATGATCTCTACGGGCGAAATAAAAGATGCCAAAACTATCATGCTGCTACAATATGCCAAAATAAATGAATTAATGAATAGATAA
- a CDS encoding DoxX family protein gives MISSKTIKLFLRLAISAGFLSAVADRFGMWSEEVSVWGDWNSFLGYTQLINPWFPETFTPTIGALATAAEIIFAVCLIIGFKTELFAKLSGWLLLLFALSMTFSTGMKGALDFSVYSASAGAFALSLMKEKYLEVDKLISKAKT, from the coding sequence ATGATAAGCAGTAAAACAATCAAACTCTTCCTACGACTCGCTATATCAGCGGGGTTTCTGTCCGCAGTAGCCGATAGATTTGGGATGTGGAGCGAAGAAGTTTCCGTATGGGGCGACTGGAATAGCTTCCTAGGTTACACTCAACTGATAAACCCTTGGTTCCCGGAAACCTTCACCCCAACCATCGGAGCCTTGGCAACAGCAGCAGAAATCATTTTTGCAGTGTGCTTGATCATCGGGTTCAAAACAGAGCTGTTCGCCAAGTTAAGTGGATGGTTACTGTTACTTTTTGCCTTGTCCATGACCTTTTCCACTGGAATGAAAGGGGCACTGGATTTTTCGGTTTATAGTGCTTCCGCTGGTGCTTTTGCATTGAGCCTAATGAAGGAGAAATATTTGGAAGTAGACAAGCTAATATCTAAGGCTAAAACTTAA
- a CDS encoding DUF2200 domain-containing protein has protein sequence MKTSDKQNERIAKMTFASVYPHYVTKVEKKGRTKDELHQVITWLTGFNDQAIQRLIDEKVTFEEFFAQATIHPNAHLIKGVICGYRVEEIENPLTQQLRYLDKLVDELAKGKKMEKILRMP, from the coding sequence ATGAAAACCTCTGACAAACAAAACGAACGCATTGCCAAAATGACCTTTGCTTCGGTTTACCCCCATTACGTCACCAAAGTGGAGAAGAAAGGCAGAACCAAAGATGAACTCCACCAAGTCATCACTTGGCTCACTGGCTTCAATGATCAAGCAATTCAGCGACTGATCGATGAGAAAGTAACTTTTGAGGAATTCTTTGCCCAAGCTACGATCCACCCAAACGCCCATTTGATCAAAGGGGTCATCTGCGGTTACCGTGTAGAAGAAATCGAAAACCCATTGACCCAGCAGTTACGGTATTTGGACAAACTGGTCGATGAATTGGCCAAAGGCAAGAAGATGGAAAAGATACTGCGGATGCCTTGA
- the arr gene encoding NAD(+)--rifampin ADP-ribosyltransferase, whose amino-acid sequence MKDQKTIDYTQTFYHGTKAVLKPDDLIEVGFHSNYGKRKQAKYIYLSATLDAAIWGAELAQGEGAERIYIVEPTGSIEDDPNLTDKKFPGNPTKSYRSQHPFKVIGEVTEWQGHAPEQLQAMKKHLEALKAKGIEAIEE is encoded by the coding sequence ATGAAGGACCAGAAAACCATAGACTATACCCAAACATTCTATCATGGCACTAAAGCAGTGCTAAAGCCCGATGACCTGATTGAGGTGGGCTTTCACTCCAACTATGGAAAAAGAAAGCAGGCTAAGTACATCTACCTGTCCGCTACTTTGGACGCTGCCATCTGGGGAGCTGAACTGGCCCAAGGTGAAGGTGCTGAGCGTATTTATATCGTAGAGCCCACCGGCTCCATCGAAGATGATCCCAACCTGACGGACAAGAAATTCCCGGGCAATCCCACCAAATCCTACCGCTCCCAGCATCCTTTTAAAGTCATCGGTGAAGTCACGGAGTGGCAAGGCCACGCCCCCGAACAACTGCAGGCCATGAAAAAACATTTGGAAGCACTAAAAGCAAAAGGGATCGAGGCAATAGAAGAATAA
- a CDS encoding class I SAM-dependent methyltransferase: MKLRSADNLAPIWDLLYDMIPDNANVLDIGCGNGKLLLKIAQKLQMGLGIDESPRLIRSANEQARKFTHLSFQCKQIQEDFTVPTGIDCIIGSMFFHVISPDLSLSLLNKVKISADKLFVVALAKPTTSTDKWILWLDQRFSGHYHNFRSYQHLGYMDRILTLAQLPFSVSPTPIPFIKIYTVNL, from the coding sequence ATGAAACTAAGATCAGCAGACAACCTCGCCCCCATTTGGGACTTATTATACGATATGATCCCTGACAATGCGAACGTTCTGGATATTGGCTGCGGAAATGGTAAATTGTTGCTAAAAATCGCCCAAAAGCTACAAATGGGCTTGGGTATTGACGAGTCTCCACGCCTTATTCGCTCAGCCAACGAACAAGCCAGGAAATTTACCCACCTCTCTTTTCAGTGTAAACAGATCCAGGAGGATTTCACCGTCCCCACAGGCATTGATTGTATTATCGGCAGCATGTTTTTTCATGTGATATCCCCTGATCTTAGCCTATCCTTGCTTAACAAAGTAAAAATTAGTGCGGACAAACTATTCGTGGTCGCTTTAGCCAAACCAACAACATCAACCGATAAATGGATACTTTGGCTTGACCAGCGATTCTCCGGACATTACCATAACTTCCGATCCTATCAGCACCTAGGCTATATGGATAGAATACTTACACTGGCACAGCTTCCTTTTTCAGTCTCTCCTACACCTATTCCGTTTATAAAAATTTATACCGTGAATTTGTAA
- a CDS encoding ArsR/SmtB family transcription factor, which produces MKLRRDPFQAIADPTRRAILLLLAAQTMTAGAIAENFEAARPTISKHLQVLQECELIDSNQKGREVLYEIKVDKMKEIDQWLEQFRKIWESRFNQLDNLIAKLNHKKP; this is translated from the coding sequence ATGAAACTTAGACGCGACCCCTTCCAGGCAATTGCCGACCCTACCCGCAGGGCAATACTGCTATTGCTAGCTGCCCAGACCATGACGGCTGGAGCAATCGCAGAAAACTTTGAAGCCGCACGGCCTACCATATCAAAGCATCTTCAGGTACTTCAGGAGTGTGAATTGATTGACTCTAACCAAAAAGGCCGGGAGGTTTTATATGAAATAAAAGTGGATAAAATGAAGGAAATCGACCAATGGCTAGAACAGTTCAGAAAAATCTGGGAAAGCCGATTTAACCAATTGGATAATCTTATTGCTAAACTCAACCATAAAAAACCATGA
- a CDS encoding SRPBCC family protein — MKTKLAFDFLVDKEANTMSIKKEFAANRQLVWDCFTKSELLDQWFAPEPYTAQTKHMNFTEGGYWLFAMISPEGEQHWSRLDFQHIQPTDHYTAVDVFCDENGKPNPDLPQGNWKTSFANSADTTTVDILISYGSLEDLEAIVKMGMQEGLTQTLEQLEVLLSTLSQ, encoded by the coding sequence ATGAAAACAAAACTTGCCTTTGACTTCCTTGTGGACAAGGAAGCCAACACCATGTCCATCAAAAAAGAATTTGCTGCCAACCGACAGCTGGTCTGGGATTGCTTTACCAAGAGCGAGCTATTAGACCAGTGGTTTGCGCCTGAGCCGTATACCGCCCAAACCAAGCATATGAACTTCACTGAAGGAGGCTATTGGCTTTTTGCCATGATCAGCCCAGAAGGAGAACAGCACTGGAGCCGTCTTGACTTCCAGCACATTCAGCCCACTGACCACTATACGGCTGTGGATGTATTCTGTGATGAAAATGGTAAACCGAATCCCGATCTTCCCCAAGGTAACTGGAAAACCAGCTTTGCCAATTCGGCAGATACCACCACGGTAGACATTCTGATCAGTTACGGTTCCCTGGAAGATCTGGAAGCTATTGTCAAGATGGGTATGCAGGAAGGGCTGACACAGACACTGGAACAGTTGGAAGTACTACTTTCTACACTTTCCCAATAG
- a CDS encoding DUF2147 domain-containing protein — protein MKGLCKVLVFGFLTQFIVIRVAFAQGDKIVGEWFTTDQRAKVKITKVKAGYAGEIIWLKSVQEGASTPLDVENEDPALRDRPILGINIIEGLQYGDGEWDEGNLYDPESGKTYHCLARFKEDEDHLEVRGYLGLPTFGRSVFWVRVHSEGKTNGQ, from the coding sequence ATGAAAGGACTTTGCAAAGTACTGGTATTTGGTTTTTTAACCCAGTTTATAGTGATTAGGGTCGCCTTTGCCCAAGGGGATAAAATCGTGGGAGAATGGTTTACTACTGATCAAAGAGCCAAAGTGAAGATCACCAAAGTAAAAGCAGGTTATGCTGGAGAAATCATTTGGCTAAAGTCCGTACAAGAGGGGGCTTCTACTCCCCTGGATGTTGAAAATGAAGATCCTGCACTAAGGGATCGGCCTATTTTGGGGATCAATATTATCGAGGGGCTGCAGTATGGTGATGGAGAGTGGGATGAAGGAAATCTGTACGATCCGGAAAGTGGCAAGACGTATCACTGTCTTGCGAGGTTTAAGGAGGATGAGGATCATTTGGAGGTCAGGGGATACTTGGGCCTGCCCACTTTTGGCAGGTCGGTGTTTTGGGTGAGGGTCCATTCGGAAGGGAAGACTAATGGGCAGTAG
- a CDS encoding IS4 family transposase, with the protein MCNITLFSQIIKKIDRSIFKKLVKEKQTDKGCKGFDSWTHLVSMLFCHFAKSTSVRDISNGLRSATGNLNHLGIAKAPSKSSISYQNKRRDSDLFRDLYYSLLGSLGQQAAVKRSKLRIKVPVYLLDATVISLCLSVFDWATFRTKKGAVKMHTLLEYDGKLPVYVNITEGSVGDNKGAYDIPLEKGSVIVADRYYNDFPMLNVWDSKGVFFVIRHKGNLAFSTLEERELPETTAQHVLKDEEIELTNPQSKTKYKGRLRRVAVWDEENRQTIELITNNFAWAAQTIGDLYKSRWEIEVFFRDIKQLLHIKTFIGTSKNAVMIQIWTALITILLIKVMKATAKFGWHLSNLVAFIRLNIFVKIELQKWLDSPFTEPEKPPLKIVQGDLFAQTP; encoded by the coding sequence ATGTGTAATATTACATTGTTTTCACAGATTATTAAAAAGATAGACCGATCAATTTTCAAGAAATTGGTCAAGGAAAAGCAAACCGATAAGGGCTGCAAGGGATTTGACAGCTGGACGCATCTTGTCTCGATGTTGTTCTGCCATTTTGCCAAGAGCACCTCGGTAAGGGACATTTCCAACGGACTCCGGTCTGCTACCGGGAACCTTAACCATCTTGGTATTGCCAAAGCCCCCTCCAAATCAAGTATCAGCTATCAGAACAAACGAAGGGATTCGGACCTGTTCAGGGACCTTTACTATTCCCTACTGGGAAGTTTAGGACAGCAGGCAGCTGTCAAGAGGTCCAAACTCAGGATCAAGGTCCCCGTTTACCTGCTCGATGCCACGGTGATCAGCCTTTGTCTTTCGGTGTTTGACTGGGCTACTTTCCGTACCAAAAAGGGAGCTGTAAAGATGCACACCCTGCTGGAATATGACGGGAAACTCCCTGTTTACGTGAACATTACCGAGGGGAGTGTCGGGGATAATAAAGGAGCTTACGACATTCCCTTGGAAAAGGGCTCGGTGATCGTCGCCGACCGGTATTACAATGACTTCCCCATGCTCAACGTCTGGGACAGCAAAGGGGTGTTCTTCGTGATCAGGCACAAGGGAAACCTTGCCTTCAGCACCCTCGAAGAACGGGAGCTGCCCGAAACAACCGCCCAACATGTGCTCAAAGACGAAGAAATCGAACTGACCAACCCACAATCCAAAACCAAGTATAAGGGAAGGCTCAGAAGAGTGGCCGTGTGGGATGAGGAAAACCGGCAGACCATTGAACTGATCACCAACAACTTTGCCTGGGCGGCCCAGACCATTGGGGACCTCTACAAATCAAGATGGGAGATTGAGGTGTTTTTTCGGGACATCAAGCAGCTATTGCATATCAAAACCTTTATCGGAACCTCTAAAAATGCAGTAATGATCCAGATATGGACGGCTTTGATCACCATCCTGCTGATCAAAGTCATGAAGGCAACAGCTAAATTCGGCTGGCACCTGTCCAATCTGGTGGCCTTTATCCGGCTCAATATATTCGTGAAAATCGAACTGCAAAAATGGCTTGATAGCCCATTTACGGAACCCGAAAAACCACCCCTGAAAATAGTACAGGGGGATCTGTTTGCTCAAACTCCTTAA